The following are from one region of the Streptomyces decoyicus genome:
- a CDS encoding DinB family protein, translated as MTTERISPPVRADERETLRSYLDFHRATLAMKTDGLSDEDLRRQASPPSTLSLLGLVRHMAEVERTWFRRVINGEDLPLVWSADGDYQVAYDASTATRAEAFDAWQTEVAHARRIEQAAASLDVTGYQPRWGEHVSLRLVMLHLIHEYARHNGHADFLREAIDGTVGP; from the coding sequence GTGACCACCGAACGCATCTCCCCGCCCGTACGCGCGGACGAGCGGGAGACCCTGCGCTCCTACCTCGACTTCCACCGGGCCACGCTCGCCATGAAGACCGACGGCCTCTCCGACGAGGACCTCAGGCGCCAGGCGAGCCCGCCCTCCACGCTCTCCCTGCTCGGCCTGGTGCGGCACATGGCGGAGGTGGAGCGCACCTGGTTCCGCCGGGTGATCAACGGCGAGGACCTCCCGCTCGTCTGGTCGGCCGACGGTGACTACCAGGTGGCGTACGACGCGAGCACGGCCACCCGCGCGGAGGCGTTCGACGCCTGGCAGACGGAGGTGGCACACGCCCGCCGGATCGAGCAGGCGGCCGCCTCGCTCGATGTCACGGGCTACCAGCCCCGTTGGGGCGAACATGTCTCCCTGCGCCTGGTGATGCTGCACCTGATCCACGAATACGCCCGCCACAACGGCCATGCGGACTTCCTCCGCGAGGCCATCGACGGCACGGTCGGTCCGTGA
- a CDS encoding GNAT family N-acetyltransferase produces MSTLGNAPDQQPVTGELAVTTASLEDWHQVTQWAADEGWNPGLGDTACFHPTDPAGFFTGRRAGRTVSAVSIVSYSDAYAFLGYYLVHPDHRGQGLGLATWRAAFPHAGVRTVGLDAVPAQQATYRRAGFTPAHDTIRYGGRPLRPGTPAPAEVVTVTGSHLDAVADYDRRCFPADRRAFVARWLTAPGHSARVYLRDGAVAGYGVLRPARTGHRIGPLFADTTEAAEALFDALVASVDPDGEIFLDVPGPRHTAHTLVTARGLVPQSHTVRMYTGAVPPAEQERTFAVTSLELG; encoded by the coding sequence ATGTCCACCCTCGGCAACGCCCCGGACCAGCAGCCCGTCACCGGCGAACTCGCCGTCACCACCGCCTCGTTGGAGGACTGGCACCAGGTGACGCAGTGGGCCGCCGACGAAGGCTGGAACCCCGGCCTCGGCGACACCGCCTGCTTCCACCCCACCGACCCCGCGGGCTTCTTCACCGGACGCCGCGCCGGCCGCACCGTCTCCGCGGTCTCGATCGTCAGCTACTCGGACGCCTATGCGTTCCTCGGCTACTACCTCGTCCACCCCGACCACCGCGGGCAGGGCCTCGGACTCGCCACCTGGCGCGCCGCCTTCCCGCACGCCGGTGTCCGGACCGTGGGCCTCGACGCCGTCCCCGCCCAGCAAGCCACCTACCGGCGCGCCGGGTTCACCCCCGCCCACGACACCATCCGCTACGGCGGACGCCCCCTCCGCCCGGGCACACCGGCGCCGGCGGAGGTCGTAACCGTCACCGGTTCCCATCTCGACGCCGTCGCCGACTACGACCGGCGGTGCTTCCCCGCCGACCGCCGCGCCTTCGTCGCCCGCTGGCTGACGGCCCCCGGCCACTCCGCCCGCGTGTATCTGCGCGACGGCGCGGTCGCCGGCTACGGCGTGCTGCGTCCGGCGCGCACCGGCCATCGCATCGGCCCGCTCTTCGCCGACACCACCGAGGCCGCCGAGGCGCTCTTCGACGCCCTCGTCGCGTCCGTCGACCCGGACGGAGAGATCTTCCTCGACGTCCCCGGGCCGCGGCACACCGCCCACACCCTGGTCACGGCCCGCGGGCTGGTTCCGCAGTCGCACACCGTCCGGATGTACACCGGCGCGGTCCCGCCGGCGGAGCAGGAGCGGACCTTCGCCGTCACCAGCCTGGAGCTCGGCTGA
- a CDS encoding amino acid permease, producing MGYPRKLTRRFRAFDNFAISFTIINIISGIFSSFGFGLNAGGPRILVFGWIGVSIMVLFVGAAMGEIASAYPTSGALYFSAGKLAKRHKGAWSWYTGWLNFVGQVGGTAATNFAAATFIQAFIAMQWPSYEPTPQQTVGITAAILLLQALANTYTVRLVALVNRISVWWLLVGMVVIVGALTVIPDQHQSPSFAMHFVNNTGFTHAIYGGMLGLLVTSWTFTGFDGSFHMSEETVKATVNAPRGIMRAISYSAITGLILMLALVYAIRDYGHAASAEAPPVQILVDALGQSTAGLLLLIVIGAMLFCGLANMTSNTRQIFAFSRDGAMPGSRWWHSVSARTRTPVKAVWLAAACPLVLVLPGWWSHTAFTAVVSVNVVGLFLAYAVPIFLRLRLDDFQAGPWNLGRYGKPVAAVAVAWILISNVLFMLPQASPITPASFNYAPIALAVVLIIATVWWFATARRRFQGPVSYGRPDEVAAMDLI from the coding sequence ATGGGATATCCGCGGAAACTCACGCGCCGATTCCGCGCGTTCGACAATTTCGCCATTTCCTTCACCATCATCAACATCATCTCCGGGATCTTCTCCTCCTTCGGCTTCGGTCTGAACGCCGGCGGCCCGCGGATCCTGGTCTTCGGCTGGATCGGCGTATCGATCATGGTGCTGTTCGTCGGCGCCGCGATGGGCGAGATCGCCTCCGCCTACCCGACCAGCGGCGCGCTCTACTTCTCGGCAGGCAAGCTGGCCAAGCGGCACAAGGGCGCCTGGTCCTGGTACACGGGCTGGCTGAACTTCGTGGGCCAGGTCGGCGGCACCGCCGCCACCAACTTCGCCGCCGCCACCTTCATCCAGGCATTCATCGCCATGCAGTGGCCGTCCTACGAGCCGACGCCGCAGCAGACGGTCGGCATCACCGCGGCCATCCTTCTCCTCCAGGCGCTGGCCAACACGTATACCGTGCGGCTGGTCGCCCTGGTGAACCGCATTTCCGTGTGGTGGCTGCTGGTCGGCATGGTGGTGATCGTCGGAGCACTGACCGTGATACCCGACCAGCACCAGTCGCCTTCGTTCGCGATGCACTTCGTCAACAACACCGGCTTCACCCATGCGATTTACGGCGGAATGCTGGGTCTGCTCGTCACCAGCTGGACCTTCACCGGGTTCGACGGCAGCTTCCACATGTCTGAAGAAACGGTGAAGGCCACCGTCAATGCGCCCAGGGGCATCATGCGGGCGATCAGTTACTCCGCGATCACCGGACTGATCCTCATGCTCGCCCTGGTGTACGCGATCCGTGACTACGGTCACGCCGCGAGCGCCGAGGCGCCGCCCGTGCAGATTCTCGTCGACGCCCTCGGCCAAAGCACCGCCGGATTGCTGCTGTTGATCGTTATCGGCGCCATGCTGTTCTGCGGTCTTGCCAACATGACCAGCAATACCCGGCAGATCTTCGCCTTCTCCCGTGACGGCGCGATGCCCGGCTCCCGTTGGTGGCATTCGGTGTCCGCGCGCACCCGTACCCCCGTCAAGGCCGTCTGGCTCGCCGCGGCCTGCCCCCTGGTACTGGTGCTGCCCGGCTGGTGGTCGCACACCGCCTTCACCGCGGTGGTGAGCGTCAACGTCGTCGGGCTGTTCCTCGCCTACGCCGTGCCCATCTTCCTGCGCCTGCGGCTCGACGACTTCCAGGCCGGGCCGTGGAACCTCGGGCGCTACGGCAAGCCCGTCGCGGCGGTCGCCGTGGCCTGGATCCTGATCAGCAATGTGCTGTTCATGCTCCCCCAGGCGTCCCCGATCACCCCCGCCTCGTTCAACTATGCACCCATCGCGCTGGCGGTGGTGCTGATCATCGCCACCGTCTGGTGGTTCGCCACCGCCCGGCGGCGCTTCCAGGGTCCGGTCAGCTACGGCCGGCCCGACGAGGTCGCCGCCATGGACCTGATCTAG
- a CDS encoding winged helix-turn-helix domain-containing protein: MFMNSSTTPLALRPDADVVRPLIAGPGEGPPLAVDRLPDGKWQLTLHDLEPVSVHRLPSDEVHIILAPAGEESSRPAEPTAGQSRPEQIRIDTAARTVFIRGRQLDLPRLEFDLLAHLVLHPQRAFTREQLMAAVWPSCQSSTRTVDVHIARLRRRLGPGLRDSISTVFGIGYKYLPAP, from the coding sequence ATGTTTATGAACTCCTCGACGACCCCGCTTGCGTTGCGTCCGGACGCCGATGTCGTCCGGCCGCTCATAGCCGGGCCCGGCGAAGGGCCACCCCTGGCGGTCGACCGGCTACCCGACGGCAAGTGGCAGTTGACCCTGCACGACCTGGAACCCGTATCGGTGCACCGGCTGCCGTCCGACGAGGTCCACATCATCCTGGCGCCGGCCGGCGAGGAATCGTCCCGCCCCGCGGAGCCGACGGCCGGCCAGTCCCGGCCGGAGCAGATCCGTATCGATACCGCGGCCCGGACGGTCTTCATCAGAGGCCGCCAACTCGATCTGCCACGGCTGGAATTCGATCTGCTGGCCCACCTCGTACTGCATCCCCAGCGCGCCTTCACCCGGGAACAGCTGATGGCCGCGGTCTGGCCCAGCTGCCAGTCCAGCACCCGCACCGTCGATGTTCACATCGCGCGTCTGCGCCGACGCCTGGGGCCCGGCCTGCGCGACTCCATCAGCACCGTCTTCGGCATCGGATACAAGTACCTGCCGGCCCCGTGA
- a CDS encoding hydrogenase maturation protein: MRILLIAGAFNSLTQRVYAELGERGHHLSVELVTRETPLPEVVRRHSPDLIVAPMLKTAVPREVWSARTCLIVHPGPVGDRGPSSVDWAVHLGAERWGVTVLQANDEMDAGDIWAAADCPVPEVGKSDLYRNEIADAAVEAVLSAVARVASGTHRPQPQTTLPDAARTGRPRPPFRQELRRIDWRSDPTDTVVRKLRAADSQPGVRDELLGDIWHLHGGHPEDTLTGRPGELLATRCGAICRATADGAVWIPELRPPRAPGEPGTLKLPATLALGNRLPPLPELPAPLGPGDDGPRTWSDIRYREDGAAGFLEFSFPGGAMSTGHCRRLLAAYRHACARPTSVLVLGGRRDFFSNGIHLHVIEAAADPAEESWANINAMDDLVHAVLTTTDRLVVAALGGNAAAGGAMLALAADEVWCRSAVVLNPHYRLMGLYGSEYWTYTLPGRAGPEVAGQLTARALPMTAAAGARLGLVDRIIDCPAQDFAAQTGRLAARLASAPATQARIATKKAARERDEAERPLAAYREHELDRMHRIFFDPDEPYHALRRAFVRKEPAAATPSHLNSPPVGA, translated from the coding sequence GTGCGCATTCTGCTCATCGCCGGCGCGTTCAACAGCCTGACGCAGCGCGTGTACGCCGAACTCGGTGAACGAGGGCACCACCTGAGCGTGGAGCTGGTGACGCGGGAGACGCCGCTCCCGGAGGTCGTACGCCGTCATTCCCCCGACCTGATCGTGGCGCCGATGCTCAAGACGGCCGTGCCCCGCGAGGTGTGGTCCGCCCGCACCTGCCTGATCGTGCACCCCGGCCCCGTCGGTGACCGTGGCCCGTCCTCGGTCGACTGGGCCGTGCATCTGGGCGCCGAGCGGTGGGGGGTCACGGTCCTCCAGGCCAACGACGAGATGGACGCCGGTGACATCTGGGCCGCGGCCGACTGCCCCGTCCCCGAGGTGGGCAAGTCCGACCTGTACCGCAACGAGATCGCCGATGCCGCGGTCGAGGCCGTTCTGTCGGCCGTCGCGCGCGTGGCGTCCGGCACCCACCGCCCGCAGCCGCAGACCACCCTGCCCGACGCCGCGAGGACCGGCCGGCCCCGGCCGCCCTTCCGCCAGGAACTGCGCCGGATCGACTGGCGGTCCGACCCCACCGACACCGTCGTACGCAAGCTGCGCGCCGCCGACTCGCAGCCCGGCGTACGCGATGAACTCCTCGGTGACATCTGGCATTTGCACGGAGGCCACCCCGAGGACACCCTCACGGGCCGTCCGGGCGAGCTGCTCGCCACCCGGTGTGGCGCGATCTGCCGGGCGACGGCCGACGGCGCGGTATGGATCCCGGAACTGCGGCCGCCCCGCGCACCGGGGGAGCCCGGCACCCTCAAGCTGCCCGCCACGCTGGCGCTGGGCAACCGTCTCCCGCCGCTCCCCGAGCTCCCCGCCCCGCTCGGCCCCGGCGACGACGGCCCCCGTACCTGGAGCGACATCCGCTACCGCGAGGACGGGGCGGCCGGCTTCCTGGAGTTCTCCTTCCCCGGCGGCGCGATGAGCACCGGCCACTGCCGCCGCCTGCTCGCCGCCTACCGCCACGCCTGCGCCCGGCCGACCTCCGTGCTGGTCCTCGGCGGACGCCGGGACTTCTTCTCCAACGGCATCCACCTCCATGTCATCGAGGCCGCAGCCGACCCCGCCGAGGAGTCCTGGGCCAACATCAACGCCATGGACGACCTGGTACATGCCGTCCTGACCACCACCGACCGGCTGGTGGTCGCCGCGCTCGGCGGCAACGCCGCGGCGGGCGGGGCGATGCTGGCCCTCGCCGCCGACGAGGTGTGGTGCCGCTCGGCCGTGGTGCTCAACCCCCACTACCGGCTGATGGGGCTCTACGGTTCGGAGTACTGGACCTATACGCTGCCCGGCCGGGCAGGCCCTGAGGTGGCCGGGCAGCTCACCGCCCGCGCCCTGCCGATGACCGCGGCGGCAGGTGCGCGGCTCGGCCTGGTCGACCGGATCATCGACTGCCCCGCGCAGGACTTCGCCGCGCAGACCGGCCGGCTCGCGGCCCGGCTGGCGTCGGCGCCCGCGACCCAGGCCCGTATCGCCACGAAGAAGGCCGCCCGGGAACGCGACGAGGCGGAGCGGCCGCTCGCCGCTTACCGGGAGCACGAACTGGACCGGATGCACCGCATCTTCTTCGACCCGGACGAGCCCTATCACGCCCTGCGCCGGGCCTTCGTACGCAAGGAACCCGCGGCCGCCACCCCCTCGCACCTGAACTCCCCGCCCGTCGGGGCATGA
- a CDS encoding phenylacetate--CoA ligase family protein, which yields MDGQPTAEVIEQIRDIPIYRESLAKGHFPLLDKPEIARGFPDNWMTPRLAAALENGEAEFVLSTGTHHARMQIIRPPYFLLHSYYRLWREHPDIADTWESGCRRVSLTTVLATEHVARVNAARRGTVPAPVPAPEDRQLDARTCYLNLRLDPALWERDEVARMLQEIRAAARTHPRGWYHLDCSGYHLAHLLRKVGEWGLWDGFPPPASIIHAYEYTPVNVRRFLHQHFACPVIDLFGSTELGYLYFSDRRGTYWPHLDKMSVELHPVTAGSTIYQLIVTSVRNPYMPLVRYRSGDCVRTLDGTPDPGKISQFCGRVKELLSTPHGPVAQGDLDRCIGETSSQVFVYQLRLTGDSEAQLVYTTFHGAPVEPAEAAALEESIGELTGRRCRLAHRAHIPIGKSGKYAWLTSET from the coding sequence ATGGATGGTCAGCCGACCGCCGAGGTCATCGAGCAGATCCGCGACATTCCGATCTACCGCGAGTCGCTGGCGAAGGGCCACTTCCCCCTGCTCGACAAGCCGGAGATCGCGCGCGGCTTCCCCGACAACTGGATGACGCCCCGGCTGGCCGCGGCGCTGGAGAACGGCGAAGCCGAGTTCGTGCTCTCCACCGGCACCCATCACGCCCGGATGCAGATCATCCGGCCCCCGTATTTCCTGCTGCACTCCTACTACCGGCTGTGGCGCGAACACCCCGATATCGCAGACACCTGGGAATCGGGCTGCCGGCGGGTCTCGCTGACCACGGTGCTGGCGACGGAACATGTGGCCCGGGTCAATGCCGCACGGCGCGGTACCGTGCCGGCGCCGGTGCCCGCCCCCGAGGACCGGCAGCTCGATGCGCGTACCTGCTATCTCAATCTGCGGCTGGACCCGGCGCTGTGGGAGCGCGACGAGGTGGCACGGATGCTCCAGGAGATCCGGGCCGCCGCGCGGACGCACCCGCGCGGCTGGTACCACCTCGACTGCTCCGGATATCACCTGGCGCATCTGCTGCGGAAGGTCGGCGAATGGGGGCTGTGGGACGGCTTCCCGCCGCCCGCCAGCATCATCCACGCCTACGAATACACCCCGGTGAACGTCCGGCGTTTTCTGCACCAGCACTTCGCCTGCCCGGTCATCGACCTGTTCGGCAGCACCGAGCTCGGCTATCTCTACTTCAGCGACCGCCGCGGCACCTACTGGCCGCATCTCGACAAGATGAGCGTCGAACTCCACCCGGTCACCGCAGGGAGCACGATCTACCAGCTGATCGTCACGAGTGTGCGCAATCCCTATATGCCGCTGGTGCGGTACCGCTCGGGTGACTGTGTGCGCACTCTGGACGGGACGCCGGACCCCGGCAAGATCTCCCAATTCTGCGGGCGGGTAAAGGAATTGCTCAGCACTCCGCACGGGCCCGTCGCACAGGGCGACCTCGACCGGTGCATCGGTGAGACGTCCTCGCAGGTCTTTGTGTACCAGTTGCGGCTGACCGGCGATTCCGAGGCGCAGCTGGTGTACACGACGTTCCACGGCGCACCCGTCGAACCCGCGGAGGCCGCGGCGCTGGAGGAAAGCATCGGCGAACTGACCGGGCGACGCTGCCGGCTCGCACACCGTGCGCACATCCCCATCGGGAAGTCGGGAAAGTACGCCTGGCTCACGAGCGAGACCTGA
- a CDS encoding glycine-rich domain-containing protein, with protein MTTPPRISPDDLKNLLGDALYTEVVTHFDDKSAAPRDFVERQVTECLRYLHLVSRHHDRLGGLFLPVEQDIDEIWHYLILQTREYRALCEERLPGRFFIEHRSIAYEDYQQEPGREQALEEALRWIPLYCEEFGPFDEGALPHWTMVRFLHEQMGLSLADIAALEPVAA; from the coding sequence ATGACCACCCCGCCTCGGATATCCCCCGACGATCTCAAGAACCTGCTCGGTGACGCGCTGTACACCGAGGTGGTGACGCACTTCGACGACAAGAGCGCCGCGCCACGCGATTTCGTGGAGCGCCAGGTCACCGAGTGTCTGCGTTATCTCCATCTCGTCTCCCGGCACCACGACCGGCTCGGCGGCCTGTTCCTGCCGGTCGAACAGGACATCGACGAGATCTGGCACTACCTCATCCTCCAGACCCGCGAATACCGGGCGTTGTGCGAGGAGCGGCTGCCGGGGCGCTTCTTCATCGAACACCGCAGCATCGCCTACGAGGACTACCAGCAGGAGCCGGGCCGCGAGCAGGCGCTCGAAGAGGCGCTGCGCTGGATTCCGCTGTACTGCGAGGAATTCGGCCCGTTCGACGAGGGTGCGCTGCCGCACTGGACCATGGTGCGGTTCCTCCATGAGCAGATGGGGCTGTCGCTCGCGGATATCGCGGCGCTGGAACCGGTGGCGGCCTGA
- a CDS encoding MFS transporter codes for MTARNAAQAIHEVPEQRRILAVLVFSQILSGAGLAAGITVGALLAEDMLGSTGLAGVPSALFTAGAALGAVGIGQICRRHGRRPGLALGYAVGALGSLGVVVAAALGSAVLLFGSLLVYGAGTSTNLMARYAGADLASPARRGRAVSTVLFATTLGAVIGPNLVTLTGEVAHSWGIPRLAGPFLLAVAAFGAAAVALAVLLRPDPLRLAEKLAAAQAVVAAGSTAGEADGRPDARPDRRGVVTGTTIMIITQLVMIAIMTMTPVHMQAHGHGTQASGLVIALHVGAMFLPSPLTGLLVDRIGRRWIAGASGPVLLAAGVVAALAPPHSVAALATALVLLGIGWNFGLVSGTALVTDALPPARRASAQGLVDVGIALAGATGGMASGLVVVLGGYPTLALAGGILALAVLPVLAWAVRRPAHTTTATAARTETEQT; via the coding sequence ATGACGGCTCGGAACGCTGCCCAGGCCATCCACGAGGTGCCGGAACAGCGGCGGATTCTGGCCGTCCTGGTCTTCTCCCAGATCCTCAGCGGCGCGGGCCTGGCCGCGGGAATCACCGTCGGCGCGCTGCTCGCCGAGGACATGCTCGGCTCGACCGGTCTGGCGGGCGTGCCCAGTGCGCTGTTCACCGCCGGTGCCGCGCTCGGGGCCGTCGGCATCGGCCAGATCTGCCGGCGCCACGGCCGGCGCCCCGGTCTTGCGCTCGGGTACGCCGTCGGGGCGCTCGGCAGCCTCGGGGTCGTGGTGGCGGCCGCCCTCGGCAGTGCGGTACTGCTGTTCGGGTCCCTGCTGGTCTACGGCGCCGGCACCTCGACCAATCTGATGGCACGCTACGCGGGTGCGGATCTGGCCTCGCCCGCGCGACGCGGGCGGGCGGTGAGCACCGTGCTCTTCGCCACCACGCTCGGCGCGGTGATCGGCCCCAATCTGGTGACCCTTACGGGAGAGGTCGCACACTCCTGGGGCATCCCCCGGCTCGCCGGGCCGTTTCTGCTGGCCGTCGCCGCGTTCGGGGCTGCCGCGGTGGCACTGGCCGTGCTGCTGCGGCCCGATCCGCTGCGGCTGGCCGAGAAGCTGGCCGCGGCGCAGGCCGTGGTGGCGGCCGGGAGCACGGCGGGCGAGGCCGACGGCCGCCCGGACGCACGACCGGACCGGCGCGGGGTGGTCACCGGCACCACGATCATGATCATCACCCAGCTCGTGATGATCGCGATCATGACGATGACGCCCGTCCACATGCAGGCACACGGCCATGGCACCCAGGCGTCCGGCCTGGTCATCGCCCTCCATGTCGGAGCGATGTTCCTGCCCTCCCCGCTCACCGGGCTGCTGGTCGACCGGATCGGCAGGCGGTGGATCGCCGGCGCGTCCGGTCCGGTCCTGCTGGCCGCCGGGGTCGTCGCCGCCCTGGCGCCCCCGCACTCCGTTGCCGCGCTCGCCACGGCACTGGTGCTGCTCGGCATCGGCTGGAACTTCGGGCTGGTCAGCGGCACCGCCCTGGTCACCGACGCACTGCCGCCCGCCCGTCGCGCGTCGGCGCAGGGCCTGGTGGACGTCGGCATCGCCCTCGCGGGTGCCACCGGGGGCATGGCCTCGGGTCTCGTCGTCGTCCTGGGCGGCTACCCGACGCTGGCGCTGGCCGGCGGGATTCTCGCGCTGGCGGTCCTCCCCGTCCTCGCCTGGGCGGTCCGCCGCCCCGCGCACACCACCACCGCCACCGCGGCCCGTACGGAAACGGAACAGACGTGA
- a CDS encoding carbonic anhydrase produces METFIQHARGLTARIADRREEQETYGRLADGQSPLALFITCSDSRVVPSLITGARPGELFELRTAGNAVPVYREDMAACAEAATIEYAMRVLGVADIVVCGHSHCGAVGAKARGEDLTGAPAVRDWLAQQLSDQLPKDEEPTVSAAVQQHVREQVDRLRGYPCVQERLAAGEVNLHGWFYEVHTGMVAAHHPASDLFLPL; encoded by the coding sequence ATGGAGACCTTCATTCAGCATGCCCGGGGCCTGACGGCCCGTATTGCCGACCGGCGAGAGGAACAGGAGACGTACGGCCGGCTCGCGGACGGACAGTCCCCGCTCGCTCTGTTCATCACCTGCTCCGACTCGCGGGTCGTCCCGTCCCTGATCACCGGGGCGCGGCCCGGCGAGCTGTTCGAACTACGGACCGCCGGCAACGCCGTACCGGTCTACCGCGAGGACATGGCCGCCTGCGCGGAAGCCGCCACCATCGAGTACGCGATGCGCGTCCTGGGCGTGGCCGACATCGTGGTGTGCGGCCACTCGCACTGCGGCGCGGTCGGCGCCAAGGCCCGCGGCGAGGACCTGACCGGCGCACCTGCCGTACGGGACTGGCTGGCGCAGCAGCTGTCCGACCAGCTGCCCAAGGACGAGGAACCGACGGTCTCCGCCGCGGTCCAGCAACATGTCCGCGAACAGGTCGACCGGCTGCGCGGCTACCCCTGCGTACAGGAGCGGCTCGCCGCCGGCGAGGTCAATCTGCACGGCTGGTTCTACGAAGTGCACACCGGCATGGTGGCCGCACATCACCCGGCCTCCGACCTGTTCCTCCCGCTGTGA
- a CDS encoding SulP family inorganic anion transporter: MKRFTSFRADFTASLVVFLVAVPLCVGVAVASGVPAELGLVTGVVGGLLTGLLPGSSLQVSGPAAGLTVLVFEAVKEYGIGALGALVLAAGALQLAMGALKLGRWFRAISVAVVQGMLAGIGLVLIAGQLYALADAKAPGSGLANLGGLPGLVTSTVGSGTALAALAIGAGTVAVLVLWPRWRRAARVLPAPLAAVALATTAVWALDMPVARVKVSGLLDAIQPPGLGDLGRLTEIGVLGTVLAFALIASAESLFSAAAVDRLHDGPRTDYDKELMAQGAGNAVCGILGALPMTAVIVRSAANVQAGAKTKASRVLHGVWLLVFAAAFPAALGVVPVAALAGVLVHAGCKLIPFKELRPLWREHRGEAVVLLVTALAIVTVNMFEGVLIGLLMAIAKTAWETSHVHLDIYTPDDEDEPVLVSAVGNATFLRLPKILDQLEGLPANRDVELDLSGLRHLDHACGAALTNWAEQHRRSRRAAEPVS, encoded by the coding sequence ATGAAGCGATTCACCTCCTTCCGGGCGGACTTCACCGCCTCCCTCGTGGTGTTCCTCGTGGCCGTCCCGCTGTGTGTCGGGGTGGCCGTCGCCTCCGGGGTCCCGGCCGAGCTGGGGCTCGTCACCGGCGTGGTCGGCGGGCTGCTCACCGGCCTGCTCCCGGGCAGCAGCCTTCAGGTCAGCGGCCCCGCGGCCGGTCTGACGGTGCTGGTCTTCGAAGCCGTCAAGGAGTACGGCATCGGCGCGCTCGGCGCGCTGGTACTGGCCGCCGGTGCCCTCCAACTGGCCATGGGTGCCCTGAAGTTGGGGCGCTGGTTCCGGGCGATTTCGGTCGCCGTCGTCCAGGGCATGCTGGCCGGCATCGGCCTGGTCCTGATCGCCGGACAGCTCTACGCCCTCGCGGACGCCAAGGCACCCGGCAGCGGACTCGCCAACCTCGGCGGCCTGCCAGGCCTGGTCACCTCCACCGTGGGGTCGGGGACGGCACTGGCCGCGCTCGCCATCGGCGCCGGCACGGTCGCCGTCCTGGTGCTGTGGCCGCGCTGGCGGCGCGCCGCGCGGGTCCTCCCCGCACCGCTGGCCGCTGTGGCGCTCGCCACCACCGCGGTATGGGCACTGGACATGCCCGTCGCACGCGTCAAGGTCAGCGGGCTGCTGGACGCGATCCAGCCGCCCGGCCTCGGCGACCTCGGCAGGCTCACCGAGATCGGTGTGCTCGGCACGGTCCTCGCCTTCGCGCTGATCGCGTCCGCCGAGTCCCTCTTCAGCGCCGCCGCGGTCGACCGGCTGCACGACGGACCGCGCACGGACTACGACAAGGAGCTGATGGCCCAGGGCGCGGGCAACGCCGTCTGCGGCATCCTCGGTGCCCTGCCGATGACCGCCGTCATCGTCCGCAGTGCGGCCAACGTCCAGGCGGGTGCGAAGACCAAGGCCTCGCGGGTGCTGCACGGCGTCTGGCTGCTGGTGTTCGCCGCGGCGTTCCCGGCCGCGCTGGGTGTGGTGCCGGTGGCCGCGCTGGCGGGCGTGCTGGTCCATGCGGGCTGCAAGCTCATCCCGTTCAAGGAGCTGCGGCCGCTGTGGCGCGAGCACCGCGGTGAGGCCGTCGTTCTCCTGGTCACGGCGCTGGCGATCGTGACGGTCAATATGTTCGAGGGCGTGCTCATCGGCCTGCTGATGGCCATCGCGAAGACGGCATGGGAGACCTCCCACGTCCACCTCGACATCTACACCCCGGACGACGAGGACGAGCCGGTGCTCGTCAGCGCCGTCGGCAACGCCACGTTCCTGCGGCTGCCCAAGATCCTCGACCAGCTCGAGGGGCTGCCCGCCAACCGGGATGTGGAGCTCGATCTGAGCGGGCTGCGCCATCTCGACCACGCATGTGGCGCCGCGCTGACGAACTGGGCCGAACAGCACCGCCGCAGCCGGCGGGCGGCGGAACCGGTGTCCTGA
- a CDS encoding nitroreductase family deazaflavin-dependent oxidoreductase: MPLQGEYEPSPEQWVRDQVELYESSGGEEGTTMRGLPVVVLTTRGAKSGKIRKSPLMRVAHDGTYAVVASMGGAPRHPVWYHNVVADPRVELQDGPVRQDMTAREVTGEEKALWWGRAVEAYPDYDDYQEKTDRRIPVFVLEPAATPH; this comes from the coding sequence ATGCCTCTTCAGGGTGAGTACGAGCCCAGCCCGGAGCAGTGGGTGCGCGATCAGGTCGAGCTGTACGAGAGCTCGGGTGGTGAGGAAGGCACCACGATGCGAGGGCTGCCGGTCGTGGTCCTGACCACCCGGGGCGCGAAGAGCGGAAAGATCCGCAAGAGCCCGCTGATGCGGGTGGCGCATGACGGGACGTATGCCGTGGTGGCCTCCATGGGAGGCGCGCCCCGGCACCCCGTCTGGTACCACAACGTCGTGGCCGATCCACGGGTGGAGCTCCAGGACGGCCCGGTGCGCCAGGACATGACGGCCCGTGAGGTCACCGGCGAGGAGAAGGCCCTGTGGTGGGGGCGCGCCGTCGAGGCGTACCCCGATTACGACGACTACCAGGAGAAGACGGACCGCCGGATCCCGGTGTTCGTGCTGGAGCCGGCGGCCACGCCGCACTGA